The DNA sequence GTCGCACtttttttttcgcaaaaattaagagagagaaattttttttactttgttttctcTCCTACTTATCTACTTTAATTTCCCTTATACTTTcttcttatttcatttaactaattaaaaattctttacaaagtaagaaagataaaatttatatactccctccgttccatagtaacagaggcgtttttccatttccatccgttccatagtaatagagtcatttcatttttagtaaaagtcaacatatttttctacacctactttactctctcttcatttcttaatctccgtattgaaaagttttgcctccattactatggaacggagggagtactatgtaCTTAGATTTGTTCCTTttcaaatggagtattttctAATTAGACGCATTATTTTATGCAAGTTTGTTTACTAGATTTGTTCCTTTTTAAGTGGAGTATTTTCTATTAGACATATTATCAAGTTTGTTTTGTGAATTGAGTGGATGGAGAAGTCTAATAAAAAGAATGTCATTTCAAATCAACGAAAGTTGGTTCCGGGTAGATGCCATATATAAAACCGTGTTTGGTTCCGTGGCtgaaaattatgaagaaaGGGACTAGACGACTAGTCATAAAACTTAGCTTAAAATAGTTGGAACGTTTACTCTTTCCTGTCTTATTAGTGAGAAAATTAAACCGTGACGCGCattcattttctataaataaaccGTGTCCCCTCTTTATTCTTCGTACGTAgcccaaaagaaaataagtgtTCGATCATAGGTTTAATTGCAACTGCTTCTCTTTGTTAAAGAAAATAGATTTGTTGTAATGAAAATACTCAagttttttgttgtttgtttcAGAGGTTGAAAATGTCAGAAATAGGTAGCTGCAGCAATGATCTGAATGTCAGTATTGTTCAACTTCTGAATGATTTTTGCTACACAGCCTCAGCAACTCCATCAATCTACAGAGTGGACGACTGCCTGCGCAACACAAATGAGAAGGCGTATGATCCAATGTTCATCTCTATAGGCCCGTTGCACCGAGGAAAATCCAACCTCGAAGCCATGGAGCTCCACAAAATGAGGTACCTCAAGCAGCTACTAGGAGACTCAACTAGTGTTGATATCTACGTGGACGCTATAAGGAACTTGGAGCAAAGTGCAAGGGAATTCTACGCGCAAGAGATTGGGCTCGATGCAGACCAGTTTGTGAAAATGCTGCTTCTTGATGGCATCTTCATCATTGAGTTCCTCTGCGAGTACAGACTTGTGGATGGAGGGGAAGTAAAGATGGACGGAAATCCAATCTTTGGATCCCTATATGTTGTGAGTCAGCTCCTTCGTGATCTAATGCTGTTTGAGAATCAAATCCCTATGTCTATTGTAGAAGCCCTGTTCCGCCTCTCAAATAAGGATGATAAGAAAGAGTTCAAAGATCTAATCTGGCCCTTGACAGGATATAGTAGAGGAGATGTGCCTAATGATGCTAATGCTAGGCATCTCCTTGGCCTAGTTCATTCTGTCAAATGTTTCTCCTTTGCTCAACTTCGCTCGCATGAGAAATGTTGGACGCAGAAGAACATAAACTCTGCCACGGATCTTAGAGAAGCCGGCATAGTCATCAAGAAGAAGCCTTGGGTTATGGGGAAAGATTGTAGTTGGTTGGATATCACATTCAAGAAAAGGACACTTTACATTCCTGAGTTGATGATTACGGATGAGACAGAGTCATGGTTTAAAAACATGATTGCATATGAATTCTATCTCCCGATTAGTATCCCCAAGTATGTAAGTGACTACTTGTTTTTCCTACACTGCCTGATGAGCAGCTCCAAGGACGCAGAGGTGCTGCGACGCTGTGGGGTGATCAGCAGCTGGTTGGGTGGGGATGCTAGAGTTTATGAAGTGATAGACAGATTGGGGACACATGTGTTTAACTGGAGGTATTTTTCTTATGGGGGTGTTTTCGAAAGCATAAACGACCACTGTGGGAGCAAGTGGAACAGGTTGAGGGCCAACCTCAAGAATTCAGGGCCagtaatttcttttattgcGTCTGTAGCTTTGAGGTTGTTATAGTGGAAACCGTGTTTGTTGTTTCtcttcttttgttttcattgGAATTTGTTCACATTAGCAACTAGGTCTCATTGCAGAAGAACTCATGTATCAGATGTCGAGtgtttattgataaaaatatgtgtgtTTTGGGCTTCTGTCTTGCTTCAAAGTGTGGACTGGtaaatatacttaaatttataaacaaaatttgcaATCAAACTTGCACTCAACTAGGAagacatttgaatttttatcaCGTTAAACCTCCAATTAACATATCTCcatattacttttgttttccCTATTGCCATTTGTCGAAACTCAAAACAACGATATCGATAGAAAAGTTCATCATTCTCACATgatttcacttttcttttttccttcttttctccctcaatttggatatttttgaaaccaGATAATGTTAAAGCACTTTATAAGATGACAGCATTAATGAGCAGCAAAGGCAAAAAAGCTAACAAAATCTAACCTTTTCACCACATTTTCGATTTTATACAGTTATACTATGTATATTCTCATTACCATAGTACTACATACATACTTAATGATAATTTGTAaacaataatattgatatatacataatatttttgaaaaaaagtatCAGATGCGATTCTCAATTAGCTTACGACATGTagttttcaaataaatgttCCCAATCCATCAAGCCCCAAAAGACACAAAGTTTTACATAATCGCACGTATACAAAATTAGAAGAAAgggacaaaaataattttatacaataaaatacgtatacaaaattagaagaaaggaaaaaaaaaaacaattttatgtttttaatttttttctgtttataatacagttatttttctttttaattctcttttaatgtattattttcatttttattttttatttgttagttattgtatttcataaattttgacTGCCAACAGATTAATTATGAAGTAcagctaaaataaaaaattaaaaacaattataatCATCCATCACTTGAATTGCAGTTTTAtagttattaaaaaaaactataataataaattatactattggtttcattttaaaataggGGCGCTTGTTAGCAAATTCCTAAATCTGCGTCAAATTCTGGTTTgcatatcaattttaaatccccatgtaaaaattgatttgttttattttgcataccTTCAAAATTTTAGCACATATTTCAACgaataaaatcatttaatcTAGTATAATACGATATTGTTTCGTCGCTTGAAATGTGATGTAGTTTTGATTGGCGTTTGATTATACCAACTTAGTTACTCTACCATACTATATTAACGATGAAATCTTTATAGCTtacaaaatcagaaaaataaataatttaattgcaaaatcattatacatcaataattttgtaatctaTACTCCAATTTTGAACTAGTTCTCAAAATCTGAATTTGACAAGAGTTTATTTACATGCAAATTactgtttaaaataaatgttatgtttttaacaattcgaatttttaaatcattatttatttttttaatttaaatataatttttttattataatactaagaatatttaaaattaatggttctttattatttattgccttttaagaaatttgaaaaatggtTGACGTGTACCTCATTCGTCCATTGGCGGTTTACACTCAAAATTCGTTCTTATAAACGTTTCGCTGTTATAAATGTTACCTTTTTAAGATGCTATCGGGATCGACTACAgttcatcttttcttttttcctcttttatttttctttttagaaaaattaggAAACAGAGTGTTTTTGCAGTTGAGGAGGAATGGGATTGTTGAGTAGTTTATTTGGAATGATTGGTTTTGGAATTGGGCTGCCGATTGGTATCTTCATcggattttatttgtttctttacTCTAAATCCGAAGATGTTCAGGTAATCCCTTCTCCAATTGTTTGTTCActtctgtgtgtgtgtgtgtgtgtgtgtgtttctaCTGTTGCATTGAGATTTTATGCGATGTGGCGATTTATGGAAATGTTGAGACATTTATGCCTTTTTTGCTTCCCGATTTCTCTTCTCATGTATTCGATCACATACAattcgtgtgtgtgtgtgttttattgGTTGGTTGATTGATTAGAAAGTGATGCTTAGCCaagtttgtgtgtgtgtatgtgttcTATCACTTGGTTTTTGGCAccttttgttttcaaattgaacggatttatcaaattatttggTATTacaatcatcatcatcatcatcttagGAGCAATGTAAGATGGTGTTAGTTCTGAGATCAAGGAATTTTTCCTGatgaattttagaaaaatgagtagttatgtgtatatatagaaGATAACGATGTAATATTCGTTCCTCGTTAACTATTTTAGGTTTGTTCGCGTTATAAGTAGCTTTTTATGCAACAAACTACTGATGTTATTAAGTTAGAATCCACTCTGTCGACAGATTATGTATCACTTGTTCGTTCTACTACATTACTGGATGcgtatttaattagttatgaaTCGACTATAGGATCTGGAGAGCAAGCCACTCTGTGAGCTAGACCCCGTTGCATTGGAAGACCTGATGCCCGAGATTCCCCTGTGGGTGAAGAGTCCTGACTACGACCGGGTAAAAATGTGTTTCTTGTCTGTTTGGTGGCAGTTTACTCAGAATGAGAGAATGTCTAGTTATAGCAAATGGTGttgaaaaatgttttgaaTGTGCAGGTAGATTGGATGAACAAATTTATATCACATATGTGGCCTTTCATGGAGAAGGTATATTTTGTATAGCTCATtaaacttttatatactaatgCATCACGAAGATGTTTTTTTCACTGATAAACGGTGTGCAGGCAATCTGCAACTCGATTAAAAGCACAGCAGAGCCGATTTTTGCTGAGTACGTGGGGCAATTTAAGATAGATGCCATCGAGTTCAGGAATCTAAGCCTTGGCAATCTTCCACCAACCGTTCATGGTGAGCTTTTCTCCTTCTCGATTATTTGCTTGAACTAGATGTCCGACTTTAAAATGTAGAGCGCCTTTATTAGAGCATTCAACAAATTGTCTTGATGTTCTCTGGCAGGTCTTAAAGTCTCTGAGACGAACGAGAGGGAACTAGTCATGGAGCCAGATATCAGATGGGCCAGTAATCCTAATATAATTGTTGCAGTAACTATTTCGTCTGTAAAAGTGACAATTCAGGTAAAAGTCGCCGCGTCTCTTAAATGAAGGACTACATTTATTCAGTTTATATCAAGATGGTTTTTCATTAAGGGGCCTTAAAACACAGTTAGTCGATTTACAAGTATTTGCTATGCCTCGAGTGACCTTGAAACCGCTCGTGCCTACAATTCCATGTTTTGCAAACATAGTGGTTTCTCTTTTGGAGAAGGTATGTTGTCAATACAAAGTTTAACTATGTACACGTtcctttttcatatttttttgtcaatttagagtttgttttcttgctTGCAGCCACATATAGACTTTGGGATGAAGGTCTTGGGAGGTGACGTGATGTCCATTCCTGGCCTTTATCGTTATGTTCaggtaacaaaaaaaaaaaaatctcttaGTTCTTCATCAACTCTTTTCATATGAATGATGAACTTGGGTGTCTTCATCAAATCTTGACAGGATAGGATTAAAAAAGAAGTTGCTAGTCTTTACCTATGGCCAAAATCTCTTGAGATACCGATGCTTGATGCTTCAACGTGAGACACTCGTTTGCTTaaagtatataatattgcCATAGTCCTATTTCAGAACTGAAACTGTCCATCTCTTGTTCTAGGGTGGCTGTGAAGAAGCCCGTTGGGATCTTGCACGTGAGAGTTATACGTGCAACAAAGCTTCTGAAGATGGATCTACTCGGATTGTCTGATCCATATGTCAAGCTGAACCTCAGCGGAGAGAAGCACTCATCCAAGAAAACTACGGTCAAGAAAAAGACCTTGAATCCCGAGTGGAACGAGGAATTCAAGCTCTCAGTCAAGGATCCTCAATCTCAGATGCTTCTGATAAATGTCTATGATTGGGACAAGGTAGTGATCTGCGTTTTGGTGTTAAAATGGACTCGTGTTTCAAGCTGTTTTCTGTCTAAATCCGGTGTGATGGCTTTTAACAGGTAGGCTCGCATGATAGGCTGGGTACTCAAGTTTTCCCTCTGAAAACGCTCGTGCCAAATGAGGTGAAAGAGGTCACCCTTGACTTGTTGAAGGACACAAGCATCTCTGATGTTAACAAGAAGCATAGAGGGCAGCTGTTTCTCGAGCTCACATACGCTCCGTTTAGAGAAGACAGCCTCAGCTTCAGTGGGGTTCTCGATGCGTACAGTAGGAAAGACAGCGTGATGGATAGGGCTCTGAGCAACATAAGCGCGACGAGCGCTACAGGACTACTCCTAGTCACCGTGCAAGGTGCACAGGACGTGGAAGGA is a window from the Salvia hispanica cultivar TCC Black 2014 chromosome 1, UniMelb_Shisp_WGS_1.0, whole genome shotgun sequence genome containing:
- the LOC125215678 gene encoding UPF0481 protein At3g47200-like — translated: MSEIGSCSNDLNVSIVQLLNDFCYTASATPSIYRVDDCLRNTNEKAYDPMFISIGPLHRGKSNLEAMELHKMRYLKQLLGDSTSVDIYVDAIRNLEQSAREFYAQEIGLDADQFVKMLLLDGIFIIEFLCEYRLVDGGEVKMDGNPIFGSLYVVSQLLRDLMLFENQIPMSIVEALFRLSNKDDKKEFKDLIWPLTGYSRGDVPNDANARHLLGLVHSVKCFSFAQLRSHEKCWTQKNINSATDLREAGIVIKKKPWVMGKDCSWLDITFKKRTLYIPELMITDETESWFKNMIAYEFYLPISIPKYVSDYLFFLHCLMSSSKDAEVLRRCGVISSWLGGDARVYEVIDRLGTHVFNWRYFSYGGVFESINDHCGSKWNRLRANLKNSGPVISFIASVALRLL
- the LOC125201872 gene encoding synaptotagmin-3-like: MGLLSSLFGMIGFGIGLPIGIFIGFYLFLYSKSEDVQDLESKPLCELDPVALEDLMPEIPLWVKSPDYDRVDWMNKFISHMWPFMEKAICNSIKSTAEPIFAEYVGQFKIDAIEFRNLSLGNLPPTVHGLKVSETNERELVMEPDIRWASNPNIIVAVTISSVKVTIQLVDLQVFAMPRVTLKPLVPTIPCFANIVVSLLEKPHIDFGMKVLGGDVMSIPGLYRYVQDRIKKEVASLYLWPKSLEIPMLDASTVAVKKPVGILHVRVIRATKLLKMDLLGLSDPYVKLNLSGEKHSSKKTTVKKKTLNPEWNEEFKLSVKDPQSQMLLINVYDWDKVGSHDRLGTQVFPLKTLVPNEVKEVTLDLLKDTSISDVNKKHRGQLFLELTYAPFREDSLSFSGVLDAYSRKDSVMDRALSNISATSATGLLLVTVQGAQDVEGSRHNNPYVLIIFRGETKKSKMLRKTRNPVWNEEFQYLLEEPPLQDKIHVKVMSKRSLSFHSKESLGHVDINLADVVHNGRINQKYHLIDSKNGVIHVELRWKTI